From a single Sinorhizobium sp. RAC02 genomic region:
- a CDS encoding DeoR/GlpR family DNA-binding transcription regulator — MSIHDLLLGERQDLIRARLDVSGRVIAAELAQELGVSEDTIRRDLREMAALGLCRRVYGGALRVLQSTTSMNERIAVSGDRKAALGRTAAELIPAGSTIFLDSGSTNLALARALPAGRDLTVITNAPAIATAVLERDIATIQLGGLIDPRAGGAVGAKAMRDAEAFRPDIPVLGVCGIDPDAGVTAFSFEDAELKRLIISLSKSVLVAVLNDKLSAAAPYSVVPLSQVTRAVLEADADDAEADRLAAAGIQIIRAR, encoded by the coding sequence GTCTCGGGCCGGGTGATCGCGGCGGAGCTTGCGCAGGAGCTGGGTGTGTCGGAAGACACGATCCGGCGCGATCTGCGCGAGATGGCGGCGCTGGGGCTTTGCCGCCGTGTCTATGGCGGCGCGCTCCGGGTTTTGCAGTCGACCACTTCGATGAACGAGCGTATCGCCGTCAGCGGCGACCGCAAGGCGGCGCTGGGGCGCACCGCGGCCGAGCTGATCCCGGCCGGCAGCACGATCTTCCTCGATTCCGGCAGCACCAACCTGGCGCTCGCCCGCGCTCTGCCGGCGGGCCGCGATCTCACGGTCATCACCAACGCGCCGGCGATCGCGACGGCCGTTCTCGAACGCGATATCGCAACGATCCAGCTGGGAGGATTGATCGATCCGCGCGCCGGTGGCGCGGTCGGCGCGAAGGCGATGCGCGATGCGGAGGCGTTCCGACCGGATATCCCGGTGCTCGGCGTCTGCGGCATCGACCCGGATGCCGGCGTCACCGCTTTCAGTTTCGAGGATGCGGAGCTGAAGCGCCTCATCATCTCGCTGAGCAAATCCGTGCTGGTCGCTGTCCTGAACGACAAGCTTTCCGCCGCCGCTCCCTATTCGGTCGTGCCGCTTTCCCAGGTGACGCGCGCCGTGCTCGAGGCGGACGCGGATGACGCCGAGGCCGACCGGCTCGCGGCGGCCGGTATCCAGATCATCCGCGCCAGGTAG
- a CDS encoding MFS transporter, producing the protein MTTSDNALAGKSIAKTYFPPTRLAVSGLFLLNGTFAGAWAPKIPEFASRLDLSESGLGLMIMCFGIGSLVLMPIAGILIAHYGTTRTVKGATILFLSTMLLLSIAPNIPVGAVAILFFGGLMGAMDVAMNGNAVEVEKSMRRAIMSSCHAFWSLGAFIGATTGGFLIERLGVMGHAGLLTVVGAVALVFIWPFVLHDAPHPNEERQKVRLPMTLLPWLIGLMALFSMAPEGAILDWGALYMRDELGASLALSGFAFGAFSLTMAVMRFAGDHVRDRFGAVKTLRFCTVMAMIGMVTAGLAPNAYIAVIGFAICGVGISNMVPIAFSAAGNLPGFAQGVALSVATVMGYSGSLFAPSIIGFIAEHTGFAIIFALLPVLFIVVLLLSHHAVHADVHDHR; encoded by the coding sequence ATGACGACCTCCGACAATGCCCTTGCCGGCAAATCCATCGCCAAGACCTATTTCCCGCCGACACGGCTTGCCGTCTCCGGCCTCTTCCTGCTGAACGGCACCTTTGCCGGCGCCTGGGCGCCAAAAATCCCAGAATTCGCAAGCCGTCTCGACCTTTCCGAATCCGGGCTCGGCCTGATGATCATGTGCTTCGGCATCGGCTCGCTGGTGCTGATGCCGATCGCCGGCATCCTGATCGCCCACTACGGCACGACGCGCACGGTGAAGGGCGCGACGATCCTCTTCCTCTCGACGATGCTGCTGCTCTCCATCGCGCCGAATATCCCGGTCGGTGCCGTCGCCATCTTGTTCTTCGGCGGGCTGATGGGCGCGATGGACGTCGCCATGAACGGCAATGCAGTCGAAGTGGAGAAATCCATGCGGCGCGCCATCATGTCGTCCTGCCATGCCTTCTGGAGTCTCGGCGCCTTCATCGGGGCCACGACCGGCGGTTTCCTGATCGAGCGGCTCGGTGTGATGGGCCATGCGGGACTGCTCACCGTGGTCGGTGCCGTCGCACTCGTGTTCATCTGGCCCTTTGTCCTGCACGATGCGCCGCATCCGAACGAGGAGCGCCAGAAGGTGCGCCTGCCGATGACGCTGCTGCCCTGGCTGATCGGCCTCATGGCGCTGTTCTCCATGGCGCCCGAGGGCGCGATCCTCGACTGGGGTGCGCTCTATATGCGCGACGAGCTTGGTGCGTCGCTGGCGCTCTCGGGCTTCGCCTTCGGTGCGTTCTCACTGACGATGGCCGTCATGCGCTTTGCCGGCGACCATGTGCGCGACCGCTTCGGCGCAGTGAAGACGCTGCGCTTCTGCACCGTCATGGCGATGATCGGCATGGTCACCGCCGGCCTGGCGCCGAACGCCTATATCGCGGTGATCGGCTTTGCGATCTGCGGCGTCGGGATTTCCAACATGGTGCCGATCGCCTTTTCCGCCGCCGGCAACCTGCCCGGTTTCGCGCAGGGCGTGGCGCTGTCGGTCGCGACCGTCATGGGCTATTCCGGCTCGCTGTTTGCACCGTCGATCATCGGCTTCATTGCCGAGCATACTGGCTTTGCCATCATCTTCGCGCTGCTGCCGGTGCTGTTCATCGTCGTGCTGCTGCTGTCGCACCATGCGGTGCATGCGGATGTGCACGATCACCGCTGA
- the ispG gene encoding flavodoxin-dependent (E)-4-hydroxy-3-methylbut-2-enyl-diphosphate synthase, whose amino-acid sequence MSFSFDFEPKPRRQSVGVDVGGVLVGGGAPVVVQSMTNTDTADIDGTVAQVAALHRAGSEIVRITVDRDESAAAVPKIRERLLRLGLDIPLVGDFHYIGHKLLADHPACAEALAKYRINPGNVGFKEKKDRQFSAIVETAIRHNKPVRIGVNWGSLDQELLTRLMDENQAKGFPLTAQQVMREAICQSALLSADLAEEIGLPRDHIILSAKVSNVQDLIAVYAMLSSRSDHALHLGLTEAGMGTKGIVASSASLGILLQQGIGDTIRISLTPEPGGDRTREVQVAQELLQVMGFRQFIPVVAACPGCGRTTSTVFQELAQKIQDDIRKNMPVWREKYPGVEGLKVAVMGCIVNGPGESKHADIGISLPGTGELPIAPIYVDGKKAMTLRGTNIAGEFETLVNDYIEKRYGQGQAAAE is encoded by the coding sequence ATGTCCTTTTCCTTCGACTTTGAACCGAAGCCGCGGCGCCAGTCCGTCGGGGTCGATGTCGGCGGCGTGCTGGTCGGCGGCGGTGCGCCGGTCGTCGTGCAGTCGATGACCAATACGGATACCGCTGATATCGACGGAACGGTCGCCCAGGTCGCGGCCCTCCATCGCGCGGGTTCGGAGATCGTGCGCATCACGGTCGACCGCGACGAGAGTGCGGCGGCGGTGCCGAAGATCCGCGAGCGCCTGCTGCGTCTTGGCCTCGACATACCGCTTGTCGGTGACTTCCACTATATCGGCCACAAGCTGCTCGCCGATCACCCGGCCTGCGCCGAGGCGCTGGCGAAGTACCGCATCAATCCGGGCAATGTCGGCTTCAAGGAAAAGAAGGACCGGCAGTTTTCGGCAATCGTCGAGACGGCGATCCGCCACAACAAGCCGGTGCGCATTGGCGTCAACTGGGGCTCGCTCGACCAGGAGCTTTTGACGCGGCTGATGGACGAAAACCAGGCCAAGGGTTTTCCGCTGACGGCCCAGCAGGTGATGCGCGAGGCGATCTGCCAGTCGGCGCTGCTCTCGGCGGATCTGGCGGAAGAAATCGGCCTGCCGCGCGACCACATCATCCTGTCGGCCAAGGTCTCCAACGTGCAGGATCTCATCGCCGTCTATGCGATGCTGTCTTCCCGCTCCGACCATGCGCTGCATCTCGGACTGACGGAAGCCGGCATGGGTACCAAGGGCATCGTCGCCTCGTCGGCCTCGCTCGGCATTCTCTTGCAGCAGGGCATCGGCGACACGATCCGCATTTCGCTGACGCCGGAGCCCGGCGGCGACCGCACCCGCGAGGTGCAGGTGGCGCAGGAATTGCTGCAGGTCATGGGTTTTCGGCAGTTCATTCCGGTGGTGGCCGCCTGTCCGGGCTGCGGGCGCACGACCTCGACGGTGTTCCAGGAACTGGCGCAGAAAATCCAGGACGACATTCGCAAGAACATGCCGGTCTGGCGTGAAAAATATCCGGGTGTCGAGGGTCTCAAGGTCGCGGTCATGGGCTGCATCGTTAACGGGCCGGGCGAAAGCAAACATGCCGATATCGGCATCTCGCTGCCCGGCACCGGCGAACTGCCGATCGCGCCGATCTATGTCGACGGCAAGAAGGCGATGACGCTGCGCGGTACCAATATCGCCGGCGAATTCGAGACGCTGGTCAACGACTATATCGAGAAGCGCTACGGGCAGGGCCAGGCGGCGGCCGAGTAA
- a CDS encoding LysE family translocator, with amino-acid sequence MTDITPYLPQLAVAWTAYFIATASPGPAIIAIIATSISQGRRAGLALASGVLTGSYIWAILTASGLSALIRTYGQAIIVLKIVGGCYLLWLAWNAYRAARKSEEVYRAQMAAMPPLSPRRQYLKGLGIHITNPKAIFNWIMLTSLGMPPGAPGGVMITFIAGCMVMGVCVFLGFALVFSLGPVHRAYLKSRRAIEGVMAAFFAFAGFKLLTTRL; translated from the coding sequence ATGACCGACATCACGCCCTACCTGCCGCAACTCGCCGTCGCCTGGACCGCTTATTTCATCGCGACAGCCTCGCCGGGACCGGCGATCATCGCCATCATCGCAACCTCGATCAGCCAGGGCCGCCGCGCCGGGCTGGCGCTTGCCTCGGGCGTGCTGACCGGCTCCTACATCTGGGCGATCCTCACGGCGTCGGGCCTTTCCGCCCTCATCCGTACCTACGGCCAGGCGATCATCGTGCTGAAGATCGTCGGCGGCTGCTACCTGCTGTGGCTCGCCTGGAACGCCTACAGGGCGGCTCGCAAGAGCGAGGAAGTCTATCGCGCGCAGATGGCGGCGATGCCGCCGCTGTCGCCGCGCCGACAGTATCTCAAGGGCCTCGGCATCCACATCACCAATCCGAAGGCGATCTTCAACTGGATCATGCTGACATCGCTCGGCATGCCGCCGGGCGCGCCGGGCGGTGTGATGATCACCTTCATCGCCGGCTGCATGGTGATGGGTGTCTGCGTCTTCCTCGGCTTCGCGCTGGTCTTCTCGCTCGGCCCCGTGCACCGGGCCTATCTCAAGTCGCGTCGCGCCATTGAAGGCGTCATGGCCGCCTTCTTCGCTTTTGCAGGCTTCAAGCTTTTGACAACGCGGCTGTGA
- the hisC gene encoding histidinol-phosphate transaminase, translating into MSKFWSPIVATLKPYVAGEQPRIQNLTKLNTNENPYGPSPKAIAAMQAAVADSLKLYPDPSALALRQSIARFYGVEADEVFVGNGSDEVLAHAFMALLNHEQPLLYPDITYSFYPTYCRLFGIEAIEIPLRDDFTIDLADYARPAGAIILPNPNAPTGIGLPLAAIEKLVAEHPDQPVVVDEAYIDFGGESAIPLTRKYDNLLVVHTLSKSRSLAGLRVGYAIGQRPLIDALERVKDSFNSYPLDRVAQAGAAAAVDDRAWFDETRGKVIETRERVTGALRQRGFEVLPSQANFVFARHPALSGEALAKGLRDRAVLVRHFAKPRISDFLRITIGTPEECDRLIAAVEEIV; encoded by the coding sequence CCGCGCATTCAAAACCTCACCAAGCTCAACACCAACGAAAACCCCTATGGCCCCTCGCCCAAGGCGATCGCCGCCATGCAGGCCGCCGTCGCCGACAGCCTGAAGCTCTACCCGGACCCGTCGGCCCTGGCGCTGCGCCAGTCGATCGCCCGCTTCTACGGTGTGGAGGCGGACGAGGTCTTCGTCGGAAACGGCTCGGACGAGGTGCTGGCGCACGCTTTCATGGCGCTTCTCAACCACGAGCAGCCGCTGCTCTATCCGGATATTACCTACAGCTTCTACCCGACCTATTGCCGCCTGTTCGGCATCGAGGCGATAGAGATCCCGCTGAGGGACGATTTCACCATCGATCTGGCGGATTACGCCCGCCCCGCCGGCGCCATCATCCTGCCGAACCCGAACGCCCCAACAGGCATCGGCCTGCCGCTGGCGGCGATCGAAAAGCTCGTCGCGGAACACCCGGACCAGCCGGTCGTGGTCGACGAGGCCTATATCGATTTCGGCGGCGAGAGCGCCATCCCGCTAACCAGGAAGTACGACAACCTGCTCGTCGTGCACACGCTGTCGAAATCCCGCTCGCTGGCCGGCCTGCGCGTCGGCTACGCCATCGGCCAGCGCCCGCTGATCGATGCGCTGGAGCGCGTCAAGGACAGTTTCAACTCCTACCCGCTCGACCGCGTTGCCCAGGCCGGCGCCGCCGCCGCCGTGGACGACCGCGCCTGGTTCGACGAGACCCGGGGCAAGGTCATCGAGACACGCGAACGCGTCACCGGCGCGCTTCGCCAGCGCGGCTTCGAGGTCCTGCCCTCGCAGGCCAACTTCGTCTTCGCCCGCCACCCGGCCTTGAGCGGCGAAGCCCTCGCCAAGGGCCTGCGCGACCGCGCCGTGCTGGTGCGCCACTTCGCCAAGCCCCGCATCTCGGACTTTTTGCGCATCACCATCGGCACGCCGGAGGAATGCGACCGGCTGATCGCCGCGGTCGAAGAGATCGTCTGA